The following are encoded in a window of Chloroflexia bacterium SDU3-3 genomic DNA:
- the rsfS gene encoding ribosome silencing factor: protein MEDTFTTARRIVELAEEKQASDIVLLDLKPLSTIADYFVICSGESDRQLKAILTAIDEGIGREFGIEPRAEGAAETGWVLLDYGDIVVHIFSAAQRDYYRLERLWSKATPVVVVQ from the coding sequence ATAGAAGATACATTTACCACCGCGCGCCGAATTGTTGAGCTGGCCGAGGAAAAGCAGGCAAGCGACATCGTGCTGCTCGATCTCAAGCCGCTCAGCACCATAGCCGACTACTTCGTCATCTGCTCCGGCGAGAGCGATCGGCAGCTCAAGGCTATCCTCACCGCCATCGACGAGGGCATTGGCCGCGAGTTCGGCATCGAGCCACGCGCCGAGGGCGCAGCCGAGACCGGCTGGGTGCTGCTCGACTATGGCGATATTGTCGTCCATATTTTCTCGGCCGCACAGCGCGACTACTACCGCCTCGAGCGCCTGTGGAGCAAGGCCACACCCGTTGTCGTCGTTCAATGA
- a CDS encoding M42 family metallopeptidase has product MDETLTLFKELTEAPGPSGFEAPVRQILRAYLEPYGEIVTDNLGSIVVRKVGEADGPKILLTGHLDEIGFMVTRITEEGYLKFQTLGGWWDQVMLAQRVEVITRNGTIAGVIGSKPPHILSPEERNKVFERKHMFIDIGASSKAEAEAWGITPGDPVVPVCPFTVMQNPDMLLAKAWDNRFGCAIAVEVLRKLQGQSHPNVVYAGATVQEEVGLRGATTLASLIQPDIGFAVDTGIAGDTPGVGPDDVQGKLGAGPVALIFDGSMIPHVGLRNLVFDTAKAEGIPLQFDKMAGGGTDAGKFHLTGAGIPSLVLGVAVRYIHTHASILHRGDFDQLVNLIVAVIKRLDADTVRKLTA; this is encoded by the coding sequence GTGGATGAAACACTCACGCTCTTCAAAGAGCTGACCGAAGCTCCTGGGCCATCGGGGTTCGAGGCACCGGTTCGCCAGATCTTGCGAGCCTACCTTGAGCCATATGGCGAGATCGTAACCGACAATCTTGGCAGCATTGTCGTGCGGAAAGTTGGGGAAGCGGACGGCCCGAAGATTCTACTCACTGGCCACCTGGATGAGATCGGCTTCATGGTGACGCGCATCACCGAGGAGGGCTACCTCAAGTTCCAGACCCTGGGCGGCTGGTGGGATCAGGTGATGCTGGCGCAGCGGGTCGAGGTCATCACGCGCAACGGCACGATCGCCGGCGTGATCGGCTCGAAGCCGCCGCACATCCTCAGCCCCGAAGAGCGCAACAAGGTCTTTGAGCGCAAGCACATGTTCATCGATATCGGCGCTTCATCCAAGGCCGAGGCCGAGGCCTGGGGCATCACCCCCGGCGATCCGGTGGTGCCGGTCTGCCCCTTCACTGTGATGCAGAACCCCGACATGCTGCTGGCCAAGGCCTGGGACAACCGCTTCGGCTGCGCGATCGCGGTGGAGGTACTGCGCAAGCTGCAGGGCCAGAGCCACCCCAACGTGGTGTACGCTGGTGCCACCGTGCAGGAAGAGGTGGGGCTGCGCGGCGCGACCACGCTGGCCAGCCTCATCCAGCCCGATATCGGCTTCGCGGTGGACACCGGCATCGCTGGCGACACGCCGGGCGTGGGGCCGGACGACGTGCAGGGGAAGCTCGGCGCTGGCCCGGTGGCCCTGATCTTCGACGGCAGCATGATCCCCCACGTGGGCCTGCGCAACCTGGTGTTCGACACCGCCAAGGCCGAGGGCATCCCGCTGCAGTTCGACAAGATGGCGGGCGGCGGCACCGACGCGGGCAAGTTCCATCTGACCGGCGCGGGCATCCCATCGCTGGTGCTGGGCGTGGCCGTGCGCTACATCCACACCCACGCGTCCATCCTGCACCGCGGCGACTTCGACCAGCTCGTCAACCTGATCGTGGCGGTGATCAAGCGGCTCGACGCCGACACCGTCCGCAAGCTCACAGCCTAG